One window of Sporocytophaga myxococcoides DSM 11118 genomic DNA carries:
- a CDS encoding sulfatase-like hydrolase/transferase, protein MKKIYLFSLLALNLTFGKANAQSNVKSTKPNIIFIYTDDQRYDALSVVQDEQGAKARFPWFKTPNLDRIANEGVRFRNAFVINSLCSPSRSALLTGRYNHLNGIANNHTNFKDTLETYPVLLQKVGYKTAFFGKWHMGKETGKRPGFDYSVSFIGQGQYFDCPLEVNGVSKPTVGWVDDVTTDFALDFIKGNKEKSFALVLAYKSGHGPFQPPVRHTNTYADVELIKPANEHLETPYKNKIESKRKNTNITQNKSTSWTDNNEKTIRGYFGSLKGIDENVGRILNILDSLKLTENTVVIFSSDNGFFFGEHGLGDKRAAYEESMRIPLLVRYPARFPKGKTIDKLVLNLDQPPSILELAGVSAPKSYQGKSWVSLIENKAKDWRTSFLYEYFYEDGTTTPTIKAVRTETSKLIVYPGQDDWTELFDLTKDPTESDNLINKKEASKLKEQLQQELSRQEKASGYVIPTYADERPLDKDGKYIPPKPMDVQ, encoded by the coding sequence ATGAAAAAGATATACTTATTTTCACTCCTGGCGCTCAACCTGACTTTTGGAAAGGCTAATGCACAGTCAAATGTAAAGAGTACTAAACCCAATATCATCTTTATTTATACAGATGATCAAAGATATGATGCTTTAAGTGTTGTTCAGGATGAACAAGGCGCTAAAGCTCGTTTTCCATGGTTTAAAACACCCAACTTAGATAGAATTGCGAATGAAGGCGTGCGTTTTAGAAATGCATTTGTAATCAATTCTCTGTGTTCTCCAAGCAGATCTGCACTACTCACAGGAAGGTATAACCATTTAAATGGAATCGCCAATAATCATACAAACTTCAAAGATACTCTGGAAACATATCCGGTATTGTTGCAGAAGGTTGGTTATAAAACAGCATTTTTTGGTAAATGGCATATGGGAAAAGAAACAGGCAAGAGACCTGGATTTGATTACTCTGTAAGCTTCATTGGACAGGGACAATATTTCGATTGTCCTCTTGAAGTAAATGGTGTTAGCAAACCTACAGTAGGTTGGGTTGATGATGTAACAACAGACTTTGCTCTTGATTTTATTAAAGGAAATAAAGAAAAATCATTTGCACTAGTACTCGCTTATAAGTCTGGCCATGGACCTTTTCAGCCTCCTGTAAGACATACCAATACTTATGCAGATGTTGAATTGATAAAGCCAGCCAATGAACATTTAGAGACTCCATATAAAAACAAGATTGAGTCGAAAAGAAAAAATACGAACATTACTCAGAACAAGAGTACATCATGGACAGATAATAATGAGAAGACAATCAGAGGATACTTCGGGTCTTTAAAAGGTATTGATGAAAATGTAGGAAGAATCCTTAATATCTTGGATTCATTGAAGCTAACCGAGAATACTGTTGTAATCTTTTCAAGTGATAATGGCTTTTTCTTCGGAGAGCATGGATTAGGAGATAAACGTGCTGCTTATGAAGAATCTATGAGAATTCCTCTTCTGGTTCGCTACCCGGCAAGGTTTCCTAAAGGCAAGACAATTGATAAACTAGTGTTGAATCTTGATCAACCTCCGTCTATTCTTGAGTTAGCAGGTGTCAGCGCTCCTAAATCTTATCAGGGAAAGAGCTGGGTATCGCTTATAGAAAATAAAGCTAAAGACTGGAGAACATCTTTTCTTTATGAATACTTCTATGAAGATGGTACTACAACTCCAACAATCAAAGCTGTTCGCACAGAGACAAGCAAGCTTATTGTTTATCCTGGGCAGGATGATTGGACAGAGCTGTTTGATCTGACTAAAGATCCAACAGAATCAGATAATCTTATTAATAAAAAAGAAGCATCAAAGCTTAAAGAACAGCTTCAGCAAGAGTTATCAAGACAGGAGAAGGCCTCTGGTTATGTAATACCAACTTATGCAGATGAAAGACCTCTGGATAAGGATGGTAAGTATATTCCTCCAAAACCAATGGACGTGCAATAG
- a CDS encoding sulfatase-like hydrolase/transferase, with product MSKRIWLISAGLVLAGGAIIFSSLNNSEEIKEETIEKVAVTKPNIVFIFADDFGQNVPSVNGNKYIQTPNIDAIANEGVRFKQNYVTAPICCASRAALLTGRYQQRFGSEFHLHYPSFSAYTADSVKYVKSLLEQNIAPDEKTQGVPSTEINYAELLKKNGYTTGIIGKWHAGFYDGYRPHQRGFDYSWGWYGGSTLYYTDENDLEKVTFKNKEGYHHYESKTNKYQWKRDPIATGIFKNGELVDEKEYQTSAIAREAVNFIDKNKDKPFFLYVPFGAIHTPLQAVKQEYDKLTNIKDEQQRILLAMTVSLDQAVGRILDKLKQEGLDSNTIIVFSGDNGSTYHRLNHNVAKEGITLYDGSYENINYPLKGGKLTHYEGGIRTPLFIKWPGKIKAGSVYEAPVSTLDLFPTFAAATATKLPPDRSYDGVDLLPYITGTNKSKPHETLYWRNGFVKTIRKGDYKLLVNENDKTVFLYDLKNDPYEKEDLSSKLPQKIEELKKDYLAWEKGLGQPRWKSPKITKIIVEGSPVSFQP from the coding sequence ATGAGCAAAAGAATATGGTTAATTTCGGCCGGTTTAGTGCTGGCTGGCGGTGCAATTATTTTTAGTTCTCTGAACAATAGTGAAGAAATTAAAGAAGAAACGATTGAAAAGGTTGCTGTTACAAAACCTAATATTGTCTTCATCTTTGCAGATGACTTCGGGCAGAATGTTCCATCTGTTAATGGCAATAAATATATTCAGACACCGAATATAGATGCTATAGCCAATGAAGGTGTCAGGTTTAAGCAAAACTATGTTACAGCACCAATCTGCTGTGCATCACGTGCTGCTTTACTAACAGGTAGATATCAGCAACGTTTTGGTTCCGAGTTCCACCTGCATTATCCATCATTTTCAGCTTATACTGCTGACAGTGTCAAATATGTTAAAAGTTTACTTGAGCAGAACATAGCTCCTGATGAAAAAACTCAAGGCGTTCCTTCAACAGAAATCAATTATGCAGAATTGTTGAAGAAGAATGGTTATACAACAGGTATTATAGGTAAATGGCATGCCGGATTTTATGATGGATACAGACCTCATCAGAGAGGATTTGATTATAGCTGGGGCTGGTATGGTGGTTCTACACTTTACTACACAGATGAAAATGATCTTGAAAAAGTAACCTTTAAGAATAAGGAAGGCTATCATCATTATGAATCAAAGACCAATAAGTATCAGTGGAAGAGGGATCCTATCGCTACAGGTATTTTTAAGAATGGAGAACTTGTAGACGAGAAAGAATACCAAACTTCTGCCATAGCAAGAGAAGCAGTTAATTTTATTGATAAAAATAAAGACAAGCCATTTTTTCTTTATGTTCCCTTCGGTGCAATACATACTCCCTTGCAGGCTGTAAAACAAGAGTATGATAAATTGACAAATATAAAAGATGAACAGCAGCGTATTTTGCTTGCTATGACTGTAAGTCTTGATCAGGCAGTAGGAAGAATCCTTGATAAATTAAAGCAGGAAGGACTGGATTCTAATACCATCATAGTGTTTTCCGGTGATAATGGTTCAACTTATCACAGGCTGAATCACAATGTTGCTAAGGAAGGTATTACATTGTATGATGGAAGTTATGAAAACATAAATTATCCTTTGAAAGGTGGAAAATTAACGCACTATGAAGGTGGTATACGCACTCCTCTCTTTATAAAATGGCCTGGAAAGATTAAAGCAGGTTCTGTCTATGAGGCTCCAGTAAGTACATTGGATTTATTCCCGACTTTTGCAGCTGCCACAGCTACAAAGTTACCGCCAGACAGAAGTTATGACGGAGTTGATCTATTGCCATATATAACAGGAACAAATAAGAGCAAGCCACATGAGACTTTATACTGGAGAAATGGTTTTGTAAAGACGATCAGAAAAGGTGATTATAAATTACTTGTAAATGAAAATGACAAGACTGTGTTTTTATATGATCTTAAAAATGATCCATATGAAAAAGAGGATCTTTCTTCGAAATTACCTCAAAAGATAGAAGAGCTGAAAAAAGATTATCTGGCTTGGGAAAAAGGATTAGGCCAGCCAAGATGGAAATCTCCTAAGATAACTAAGATTATTGTTGAAGGAAGCCCAGTATCTTTCCAACCATAG
- a CDS encoding BrxA/BrxB family bacilliredoxin, translating to MYPEALVAPMRADLTTAGFQELKSAEQVDQLLKNEKGTVLLVVNSVCGCAAGAARPGAKLAVSRSNVKPNVLATVFAGVDTAAVQKAREYFLPYPPSSPSMAIFKNGELVHFVERHHIEGRSAEMIAQHLQMVFEELA from the coding sequence ATGTATCCAGAAGCATTAGTTGCGCCAATGCGCGCAGATCTAACCACTGCCGGATTTCAGGAATTAAAATCAGCTGAACAGGTAGATCAATTGCTTAAAAATGAAAAAGGCACGGTATTACTTGTTGTAAACTCTGTTTGCGGTTGCGCTGCAGGAGCAGCAAGACCGGGAGCTAAACTTGCAGTGAGCAGAAGTAATGTAAAGCCTAATGTTTTGGCTACAGTTTTCGCTGGTGTAGATACTGCAGCCGTACAAAAAGCAAGAGAATATTTCCTTCCTTATCCTCCTTCATCTCCGTCAATGGCAATTTTCAAAAACGGAGAATTGGTACATTTCGTTGAAAGACATCACATTGAAGGAAGATCTGCAGAAATGATCGCTCAGCATCTTCAAATGGTATTTGAAGAACTTGCTTAA
- a CDS encoding SUF system Fe-S cluster assembly protein — MSSEENKLNHDDEALKEKVLDAIKTIYDPEIPVNIYELGLIYDINVFPVNNVHVVMTLTSPSCPSAGTIPGEVEQKIREVEGINDVSVELTFDPPYHQDMMSEAAKLELGFL; from the coding sequence ATGAGTTCAGAAGAAAACAAATTAAATCATGACGATGAGGCGTTAAAAGAAAAAGTTCTTGACGCTATCAAAACGATTTATGACCCTGAAATTCCGGTTAATATTTATGAATTAGGATTGATTTATGATATTAATGTTTTTCCGGTAAACAATGTACATGTTGTTATGACCCTTACGTCTCCCTCCTGCCCAAGCGCCGGGACCATCCCCGGAGAAGTTGAACAGAAAATCAGGGAAGTTGAAGGGATCAATGATGTAAGTGTAGAACTAACTTTTGACCCGCCTTACCATCAGGATATGATGAGCGAGGCCGCCAAACTTGAGTTGGGCTTTTTATAG
- a CDS encoding SufE family protein → MSTAEKTVKEIQNQIVEEFSFFDEWDEKYAYLIELGKKLEILDPSHKTEEKKIKGCQSQVWLNSYLKDDKIFYQADSDAVIVKGLVSLLVRVFSGHPPAEVAQADIDFIDEIGLKQHLSPTRSNGLVSMLKQMKLDAVAYQALLQSKQ, encoded by the coding sequence ATGAGCACAGCAGAAAAAACAGTCAAAGAAATACAAAATCAGATAGTCGAAGAATTTTCATTTTTCGATGAGTGGGATGAGAAATATGCTTACCTTATTGAATTAGGTAAAAAACTGGAGATTCTTGATCCTTCTCATAAAACAGAAGAAAAGAAAATAAAAGGTTGTCAGTCTCAGGTATGGCTAAACTCTTATCTGAAAGATGACAAAATTTTTTACCAGGCAGACAGTGATGCAGTAATTGTAAAGGGATTGGTTAGTTTGCTTGTAAGAGTATTTTCCGGACATCCACCTGCTGAAGTTGCACAAGCTGATATTGATTTTATTGATGAGATTGGTTTAAAGCAACATCTTTCTCCTACAAGGTCCAACGGACTTGTATCTATGCTGAAGCAAATGAAGCTGGATGCAGTAGCATATCAGGCTCTGTTGCAGTCAAAACAGTAA
- a CDS encoding aminotransferase class V-fold PLP-dependent enzyme has translation MSGTKIKGLDLTTIREEFPVLDQQVNGKPLVYFDNAATTQKPKAVIDSLVSYYSSYNANIHRGIHTLAEKATAAFESTREAIRAFINASSTEEIIFTKGTTESINLVAATWGKENIQKGDEIIVSGLEHHSNMVPWQILANEKGATVKIIPVNENGELILTELNNLITAKTKIIALNHVSNALGTINPIAEVIKIAHSKNVKVLVDGAQAVSHLDIDVQKLDADFYAFSGHKMYGPTGIGILYGKKALLEEMPPYQGGGEMIKEVTYASCSFNELPYKFEAGTPNIADAIALKASVDFINRFGKPAIREVENQLLDYATQKLSAIPGLTIKGTAKEKVSVISFVIEGIHHQDLGILLDQEGIAVRTGHHCTQPLMGHFGITGTARASFAVYNTFEEIDRLEAGIKKAVKMLK, from the coding sequence ATGAGTGGAACAAAGATAAAAGGGCTAGACCTTACGACTATAAGAGAAGAATTTCCTGTTTTGGATCAGCAGGTAAATGGTAAACCTCTTGTTTATTTTGACAATGCAGCTACCACTCAAAAGCCCAAGGCCGTTATTGACAGCCTTGTGAGCTACTATTCATCTTACAACGCCAATATCCACCGCGGCATTCATACGCTTGCAGAAAAAGCTACTGCTGCTTTTGAAAGTACCAGAGAAGCTATCAGAGCTTTTATAAATGCCTCTTCTACGGAAGAGATCATATTTACCAAAGGAACTACAGAGTCTATAAATCTTGTAGCTGCTACCTGGGGAAAAGAAAACATTCAAAAAGGTGATGAAATCATAGTTTCCGGACTGGAGCATCACTCCAATATGGTGCCCTGGCAGATACTTGCAAATGAGAAAGGAGCTACAGTAAAGATCATTCCTGTAAATGAAAACGGAGAACTGATCCTTACTGAGCTTAATAACCTGATTACAGCCAAGACTAAAATCATTGCCCTTAATCATGTTTCCAATGCATTAGGCACAATTAATCCAATAGCTGAGGTTATTAAAATAGCACACAGCAAAAACGTTAAAGTGCTTGTAGACGGAGCTCAGGCCGTTTCTCACCTTGATATCGACGTTCAAAAACTGGATGCTGATTTCTATGCATTCTCCGGACACAAAATGTATGGACCTACCGGGATTGGCATATTATATGGTAAAAAAGCCTTATTAGAAGAAATGCCGCCCTATCAGGGAGGAGGAGAAATGATCAAAGAGGTAACTTATGCTTCGTGTTCATTCAATGAATTGCCATACAAATTTGAAGCTGGTACTCCTAACATAGCCGATGCTATTGCTTTAAAAGCATCTGTAGACTTCATTAACAGATTCGGAAAACCAGCAATAAGAGAAGTTGAAAATCAACTTTTGGACTATGCAACTCAAAAACTCTCCGCAATTCCTGGTCTTACGATTAAAGGGACTGCAAAAGAAAAAGTGAGTGTAATCTCGTTTGTGATCGAAGGCATTCACCATCAGGATCTGGGCATTCTTCTTGATCAGGAAGGAATTGCTGTAAGAACAGGTCACCATTGTACTCAACCATTAATGGGGCATTTCGGAATTACCGGTACAGCCAGAGCATCCTTCGCAGTTTATAATACTTTTGAAGAAATAGACAGATTGGAAGCGGGAATTAAAAAAGCTGTAAAGATGTTGAAGTAA
- the sufD gene encoding Fe-S cluster assembly protein SufD, with product MNLTTTEELVKTFNENSKKLSPAQTDVRKDAISAFQKQGFPGRKNEEWKYTNLAPVLGRDYLIEDTTTLNKKDIDGLLLSSLEANHLVFVNGNYNKELSSVNADEPIVISDLSQAGDINEYLTASSITLNDSLTELNTALANGVVISVKRGKVVSKPIIMHFVGDGRKGNIFSNSRNLFILEENAQATFIENYSTIGSNAHFSNNITQIVVKKDAYATYYKIQNDAQSDHVGTTQVYQPEKSNFAATTITLDGGIIRNNLNIRLSSEYSEASLVGLYMVKGNTHVDNHTLVDHAKANCYSNELYKGLLDDKSTGVFNGKIYVRQDAQKTNAFQSNKNILLSKDATMNTKPQLEIFADDVKCSHGATTGMMDEEPLFYLRSRGISEKKAKALLMHAFAADILEYIRLEPLKELLDQTILDRLS from the coding sequence ATGAATTTAACAACTACAGAAGAACTGGTAAAAACCTTCAATGAAAATTCAAAGAAGCTCTCTCCTGCTCAGACTGATGTCAGGAAAGACGCAATCTCTGCTTTTCAGAAACAAGGTTTTCCGGGAAGAAAAAACGAAGAGTGGAAATATACAAATCTCGCTCCTGTTCTGGGAAGAGATTATCTGATTGAAGATACCACAACCCTTAATAAAAAAGACATAGACGGTTTATTGCTTTCATCTTTGGAAGCGAATCATCTTGTTTTTGTTAACGGAAACTATAACAAAGAGCTTTCATCAGTAAACGCTGATGAACCAATTGTTATAAGTGATCTAAGCCAGGCTGGTGATATCAATGAATATCTTACAGCTTCGTCTATCACACTAAACGATAGTCTTACTGAGCTCAACACTGCATTAGCTAATGGTGTTGTAATTTCAGTCAAAAGAGGTAAAGTAGTAAGCAAGCCAATTATTATGCATTTTGTTGGGGACGGCAGAAAGGGTAATATCTTCTCAAACTCCAGAAATCTATTTATTCTTGAAGAGAATGCTCAAGCTACTTTTATTGAAAACTATTCTACAATAGGTTCAAATGCTCATTTCTCAAACAACATTACTCAAATTGTTGTAAAGAAAGATGCTTATGCAACCTATTACAAAATACAGAATGACGCCCAGTCTGACCATGTTGGCACTACCCAGGTTTACCAGCCTGAGAAAAGCAATTTTGCTGCCACCACAATTACATTGGACGGAGGTATTATCAGAAACAACCTTAACATCCGCCTTTCTTCTGAATATTCGGAAGCTTCATTGGTAGGATTGTATATGGTAAAAGGCAATACACACGTGGATAATCACACTCTTGTAGATCATGCAAAAGCTAACTGCTATAGCAATGAGCTTTACAAAGGTTTACTTGATGATAAATCGACAGGTGTATTTAATGGTAAAATCTATGTAAGACAGGATGCACAAAAAACAAATGCATTTCAGTCAAACAAAAATATCCTTCTAAGCAAGGACGCTACCATGAACACAAAACCTCAGCTTGAAATCTTTGCTGATGATGTTAAATGTTCACATGGAGCAACAACAGGTATGATGGATGAAGAGCCATTGTTCTATTTGAGATCAAGAGGTATCAGTGAGAAAAAAGCAAAAGCATTGTTAATGCATGCTTTTGCAGCTGACATACTTGAATACATCAGATTAGAGCCATTGAAAGAATTGCTCGATCAGACCATCCTCGACAGATTAAGTTAA
- the sufC gene encoding Fe-S cluster assembly ATPase SufC — MLKIKDLKASVDGKEILKGINLEVKAGEVHAIMGPNGSGKSTLASVLAGRADYEVTGGSVEFLGKDLLDLAPEERAGEGVFLAFQYPVEIPGVSNTNFLKTAVNEIRQYRKQEPLDSVTFLNIMKEKMKLVEIDQALLKRSLNEGFSGGEKKRNEIFQMAMLEPKLSILDETDSGLDIDALRIVANGVNKLKSKETASIVVTHYQRLLDYIVPDFVHVLYNGRIVKSGTKELALELEEKGYDWIKNEVKAGSAV; from the coding sequence ATGTTAAAGATAAAAGACCTTAAAGCTTCCGTAGATGGAAAAGAAATTCTGAAAGGAATAAACCTGGAAGTAAAGGCTGGCGAGGTTCATGCGATCATGGGACCTAACGGATCAGGAAAAAGTACACTTGCCTCTGTACTTGCAGGTAGAGCAGATTACGAAGTAACAGGCGGAAGTGTTGAGTTTTTAGGAAAAGATTTATTGGATCTTGCTCCTGAAGAGAGAGCTGGAGAAGGTGTATTCCTTGCTTTTCAGTATCCTGTGGAAATACCTGGAGTTTCTAATACAAACTTTCTTAAAACGGCCGTGAATGAAATACGTCAGTACCGTAAGCAAGAGCCTCTTGATTCTGTAACATTCCTGAATATCATGAAGGAAAAAATGAAGCTTGTTGAAATCGATCAGGCTTTATTGAAAAGATCTTTGAACGAAGGCTTCTCTGGCGGTGAGAAAAAAAGAAACGAAATCTTCCAGATGGCAATGCTTGAGCCAAAGCTATCGATTCTTGATGAAACTGACTCAGGACTCGATATAGATGCATTGAGAATTGTTGCTAATGGTGTAAACAAACTGAAGTCAAAAGAAACTGCATCAATAGTAGTTACCCACTATCAAAGACTTTTGGATTATATCGTTCCTGACTTTGTTCACGTGCTATATAATGGACGTATTGTAAAATCAGGCACAAAAGAACTTGCGCTTGAGCTTGAAGAAAAAGGTTACGATTGGATTAAAAACGAAGTAAAGGCAGGATCTGCAGTTTAA